From Nocardioides faecalis:
GTTCACCGGCACCGTCAACGGCACCCGCACCGCGCTGCGGGTGATGCGCCCGCGCGGCACCGGCCGGATCGTGCAGGTGGGCAGCGCCCTGGCCTACCGCGGCATCCCGCTGCAGGCGGCGTACTGCGCGGCCAAGCACGCCGTGCAGGGCTTCAGCGACTCCCTGCGCAGCGAGCTGCTGCACCAGGACAGCAAGATCACCGTCAGCGAGGTGAACCTGCCCGCGGTCAACACCCCGCAGTTCGACATGTGCCGCAACCTGGTCGGCGAGGCGCCGCAGCCGGTGCCGCCGATCTTCCAGCCCGAGGTGCCCGCCCGCGCGGTGCTGCACGCCGCCCGCACCGGCGACCGGTCGCTGCTGGTCACCTCGACCACCACCCGCACGGTGCTGGGCGACCGGCTCGTCCCCGGCGCGCTCGACCACCTGCTCGCCTCGACCGGGTACGACGGCCAGGTCTCCGACCGCCCCGCGCCCAAGGGCGACAACCTGTGGAAGCCGCTGCCCGGCGACCACGGCTGCCACGGCTCCTTCGACGACCGCGCCCGGACCAGCTCGTTGCAGGAGACCCTGCGCGCCACCCCGCTGGACACCGTCGTCCGCACCGTCGCCGGGCTCGGCCGCCGGGTGGGCGGTCAGGTGCTCCGGCTGGTCGTCTGAGCCGAATCCCCCCTGGTGGTCCGCCGAATCACCCCTGGTGGCTCGCCGAATCACCCGTTGTGGCCGGTTGAAGCACCCGGTGTGCTCCGCCGGCATGTACGACGGCCCACCGGGTACCGGCCCTCCATGAGCCGCACCACGCGCATCTTCGAGTGCACGCCCGAGGACGTCTTCGACGTCCTGGCCGACGGCTGGAGCTACTCCACCTGGGTGGTGGGGGCGGCCCGGATCCGCGACGTCGACACCTCCTGGCCGGACCCCGGCAGCGAGATCCACCACTCCGTGGGCGCCTGGCCGCTGCTGCTCAGCGACTCCACCTCGGTGATCTCCGTCGACGCGCCGCACCACCTCGAGCTGAAGGTGCGGGCGTGGCCCGCCGGCGAGGGCGTCGTCCGGCTGACCCTGACGCCGCACGAGCGCGGCACCGAGGTGGTGATGGAGGAGGACGCCTCGGCCGGCCCCGCCACGCTGCTGCTGAAGCCGCTGCGCGACCCGGTG
This genomic window contains:
- a CDS encoding SDR family oxidoreductase; its protein translation is MSAEEIVAEPSAADGPGTVVITGGTSGVGRATARAFAEAGHPVVVLARGQDALDATEAELRERHPACRAMSLDVTDRDALDRAADVIEAEIGPIEVWVNSAMVTVLGEFEKVSPEDFDRVMDVVFTGTVNGTRTALRVMRPRGTGRIVQVGSALAYRGIPLQAAYCAAKHAVQGFSDSLRSELLHQDSKITVSEVNLPAVNTPQFDMCRNLVGEAPQPVPPIFQPEVPARAVLHAARTGDRSLLVTSTTTRTVLGDRLVPGALDHLLASTGYDGQVSDRPAPKGDNLWKPLPGDHGCHGSFDDRARTSSLQETLRATPLDTVVRTVAGLGRRVGGQVLRLVV
- a CDS encoding SRPBCC family protein, with translation MSRTTRIFECTPEDVFDVLADGWSYSTWVVGAARIRDVDTSWPDPGSEIHHSVGAWPLLLSDSTSVISVDAPHHLELKVRAWPAGEGVVRLTLTPHERGTEVVMEEDASAGPATLLLKPLRDPVLHLRNIEALRRLAYLAESRARLGGTEDDAGDVAQVRPEADHSAE